A window from Mesorhizobium sp. WSM2240 encodes these proteins:
- a CDS encoding ABC transporter ATP-binding protein produces the protein MPAQVDSIVEVRGISKTYGDVEALRGIDLDFPRGKLTSLLGPSGCGKTTLLKIIAGLIEANAGTVMVDGKPVSGPGPERAFVFQDFALMPWATVMRNVAFGLELRGVNKTEREDKARHYIGEVGLAGFENKYPHELSGGMRQRVGLARALSVDAEVLLLDEPFSAVDEQNRRKFQEDLIRLRTNQNKTFIFVTHSIEEAVYISDRIVLLSPRPGRVSQIIEPEIDRSGDPDRIHRDKHYLDTVDEIWQGLKQYVE, from the coding sequence ATGCCGGCGCAAGTCGATTCGATCGTGGAGGTCAGGGGCATCTCGAAGACCTATGGTGATGTCGAGGCGCTGCGCGGCATCGATCTGGACTTTCCCCGCGGCAAGCTGACCAGCCTTCTCGGACCGAGCGGCTGCGGAAAAACCACGCTGCTGAAGATCATCGCCGGCCTTATCGAGGCCAATGCGGGGACAGTCATGGTTGACGGCAAGCCGGTCAGCGGACCGGGGCCGGAACGCGCCTTCGTCTTCCAGGATTTCGCGCTGATGCCTTGGGCGACAGTGATGCGCAACGTGGCTTTCGGCCTCGAACTGCGCGGCGTGAACAAGACCGAACGAGAAGACAAAGCGCGCCACTATATCGGCGAAGTCGGCCTTGCCGGTTTCGAGAACAAATATCCGCATGAACTTTCAGGCGGCATGCGCCAGCGCGTCGGCCTGGCGCGCGCGCTGTCGGTGGATGCGGAGGTATTGCTGCTGGACGAGCCGTTCTCGGCGGTCGACGAGCAGAACCGGCGCAAATTCCAGGAAGACTTGATCCGGCTCAGGACCAACCAGAACAAGACCTTCATCTTCGTCACCCACTCGATCGAGGAGGCGGTTTACATTTCCGACCGCATCGTCCTGCTGTCGCCGCGGCCGGGCCGCGTCTCGCAGATCATCGAGCCAGAAATCGACCGCTCCGGCGACCCCGATCGCATCCACCGCGACAAGCACTACCTCGATACGGTCGACGAGATCTGGCAGGGGCTGAAGCAATATGTGGAGTGA
- a CDS encoding ABC transporter substrate-binding protein translates to MASLSRRTILATVFAAVLGSAAPMSAASAGDMRIAFGDLPGIESIQTLAAIERAKERGVNVELIILNDEDLATQAVVGGQADVGIGAPYTLIQKVGVPIRIFAQISTQRFFPVVNSEAYKEWKDLDGQEIAVQARGSGTEAVMLLMAKNHGIEYGNISYVPGSEVRRNALLQGTIKASIVDAANRRALEAEAPGKFIVLPVENVSASDETVFATAEYLKNNAADVDILVEELIKTGREITENPAVAVELRNKYNLLPDLGAEADSEITEYYKETAEAGALALNGGGAEAAADDFAFFTAAGQIEGDPATLKVEDF, encoded by the coding sequence ATGGCCAGCCTGTCCAGACGTACCATCCTTGCAACGGTTTTCGCGGCGGTTCTGGGAAGCGCCGCGCCTATGTCGGCGGCCAGCGCCGGCGACATGCGGATTGCGTTCGGCGATCTGCCCGGCATCGAATCCATCCAGACGCTGGCTGCGATCGAGCGCGCCAAGGAGCGCGGGGTGAATGTCGAGCTGATCATCCTCAATGACGAGGATCTGGCGACCCAGGCTGTCGTCGGCGGCCAGGCCGATGTCGGCATCGGCGCGCCCTATACGCTGATCCAGAAAGTCGGCGTGCCGATCCGGATTTTCGCGCAGATTTCCACGCAGCGCTTTTTCCCTGTGGTCAACAGCGAAGCCTACAAGGAATGGAAGGATCTCGACGGGCAGGAGATCGCGGTCCAGGCGCGTGGCTCCGGCACCGAAGCGGTGATGCTCCTGATGGCGAAGAACCACGGCATCGAATACGGCAATATCAGCTATGTCCCGGGCTCGGAGGTCCGGCGCAACGCGCTGCTCCAGGGAACGATCAAAGCTTCCATCGTCGATGCGGCCAACCGGCGCGCGCTCGAAGCCGAAGCGCCAGGCAAGTTCATCGTTCTGCCGGTCGAGAATGTCAGCGCCTCGGACGAGACGGTGTTCGCTACGGCCGAATATCTCAAGAACAATGCGGCCGACGTCGACATTCTGGTCGAGGAATTGATCAAGACCGGACGCGAGATAACAGAGAATCCGGCTGTCGCTGTCGAATTGCGCAACAAATACAATCTTCTACCGGACCTTGGGGCGGAAGCTGACTCGGAAATCACGGAATACTACAAGGAGACGGCGGAGGCAGGCGCTCTGGCGCTGAATGGCGGCGGGGCAGAAGCTGCGGCCGACGACTTCGCTTTCTTTACCGCCGCCGGCCAGATCGAAGGCGATCCCGCGACGCTCAAGGTCGAGGATTTCTGA
- the rhaI gene encoding L-rhamnose catabolism isomerase, translating into MTEQLISAEIVERENGSRQAALKRDYEALGNQLSRRGIAIDEIKKKVASFGVAIPSWGVGTGGTRFARFPGGGEPRDIFDKIEDCAVIAQLTRATPAVSLHIPWDKADPKRLKQAASRFGLGFDAMNSNTFSDAKDQKLSYKYGSLSHADAAVRKQAVEHNLECIEIGKALGSRALTVWIGDGSNFPGQVNFAKAFRRYLDAMQEIYAELPEDWRLFTEHKMYEPAFYSTVVQDWGTNYLIAQELGPKAFCLVDLGHHAPNVNIEMIVSRLIQFGKLGGFHFNDSKYGDDDLDTGSIDPYRLFLVFNELVDAELSGAKGFDPAHMLDQSHNVTDPIESLMLSAAEVQRAYAQALLVDRKALESFQDDNDALMATQTLKAAYRTDVEPILAMARLEKGGAVDPVAAYRAAGYRRKVTAERPAVASGGGGIV; encoded by the coding sequence GTGACCGAGCAACTCATCTCCGCCGAGATCGTCGAACGGGAAAACGGATCCCGCCAGGCAGCGCTGAAGCGCGACTATGAGGCGCTCGGCAACCAGCTTTCCCGTCGCGGCATAGCGATCGATGAAATCAAGAAGAAGGTGGCATCCTTCGGCGTCGCCATCCCGTCATGGGGCGTCGGTACCGGCGGCACGCGTTTTGCGCGTTTTCCCGGCGGCGGCGAGCCGCGCGACATCTTCGACAAGATCGAGGATTGCGCCGTCATCGCGCAACTGACCCGGGCGACGCCGGCAGTCTCGCTGCATATTCCGTGGGACAAGGCCGATCCGAAGCGGCTGAAGCAGGCGGCGTCGCGTTTCGGCCTCGGCTTCGACGCGATGAACTCCAACACTTTCTCCGACGCGAAAGACCAGAAGCTCTCCTACAAATACGGCTCGCTCAGCCACGCCGATGCGGCCGTGCGCAAGCAGGCTGTCGAGCACAATCTCGAATGCATCGAAATCGGCAAGGCGCTCGGCTCCAGGGCGCTGACGGTGTGGATCGGCGACGGCTCCAATTTTCCCGGCCAGGTGAACTTCGCCAAGGCCTTCCGCCGCTATCTTGATGCGATGCAGGAGATCTATGCCGAACTGCCTGAGGACTGGCGGCTGTTCACCGAACACAAAATGTACGAGCCGGCCTTCTATTCAACAGTGGTGCAGGACTGGGGCACCAACTATCTGATCGCGCAGGAGCTTGGCCCGAAGGCATTCTGTCTTGTCGACCTCGGCCACCATGCCCCGAACGTGAATATCGAGATGATCGTTTCGCGACTGATCCAGTTCGGCAAGCTCGGCGGCTTCCACTTCAACGATTCCAAATATGGCGACGACGACCTCGACACGGGTTCGATCGACCCGTACCGGCTCTTCCTTGTCTTCAACGAACTGGTCGACGCGGAACTCTCTGGCGCGAAAGGTTTTGATCCCGCGCATATGCTCGACCAGAGCCACAATGTCACCGACCCGATCGAGAGCCTGATGCTGTCGGCGGCCGAGGTGCAGCGCGCCTATGCCCAGGCGCTGCTGGTCGACCGCAAGGCGCTGGAGTCTTTTCAGGACGACAATGATGCGCTGATGGCGACGCAGACGCTGAAGGCCGCCTACCGCACCGACGTCGAGCCGATCCTGGCCATGGCGCGCCTTGAGAAAGGCGGCGCGGTCGATCCGGTCGCGGCCTATCGCGCTGCCGGCTATCGCAGGAAGGTGACCGCGGAGCGCCCGGCTGTCGCCTCGGGCGGCGGCGGGATCGTCTGA
- a CDS encoding FCD domain-containing protein: MDDGGNGGHAALVQLQAYLAQMDHTGETRLPAERELCESLGVSRGDLRKALAVLEKDGRIWRHVGKGTFVGSGPVEETIGISEIAGRTNPADVMRARLIIEPEIAREAALHATLSDIAAMRQSLVQTREAATWRQYENVDNLLHRQIAQASRNNVLLGLFDVLNAVRRTVVWGRLRSEGARPPADHHSFADHERIVEAIAERDLGGAAAAMRLHLQQVGRRLIPVHEAAE, encoded by the coding sequence ATGGACGATGGCGGTAATGGCGGCCACGCCGCACTGGTCCAGCTTCAGGCCTACCTCGCCCAGATGGATCATACGGGCGAGACACGGCTGCCGGCGGAACGGGAGTTGTGCGAGAGCCTCGGCGTGTCGCGTGGCGACCTGCGCAAGGCGCTGGCGGTGCTGGAGAAGGACGGCCGGATCTGGCGACACGTCGGCAAGGGCACCTTTGTCGGCAGCGGCCCTGTCGAGGAAACCATCGGTATCTCGGAGATAGCCGGCCGCACCAATCCGGCCGACGTGATGCGCGCCCGCCTGATCATCGAGCCGGAGATCGCGCGGGAGGCGGCGCTGCACGCCACGCTCTCCGATATCGCCGCGATGCGTCAATCGCTGGTCCAGACGCGCGAAGCCGCCACCTGGCGGCAGTATGAGAATGTCGACAATCTGCTCCACCGGCAGATCGCGCAGGCGAGCCGCAACAACGTGCTGCTCGGCCTGTTCGACGTCCTGAACGCCGTGCGCCGCACCGTGGTGTGGGGCCGCCTGCGCTCGGAAGGCGCCCGCCCTCCGGCCGACCATCACAGCTTCGCCGACCATGAGCGCATCGTCGAGGCCATCGCCGAGCGCGACCTCGGCGGCGCCGCCGCCGCCATGCGCCTGCACCTGCAGCAGGTCGGCCGGCGCCTGATCCCCGTTCACGAAGCTGCGGAATAG
- a CDS encoding ABC transporter permease, with product MASNIRTESEAVGFAPLSGRGEAAGWQDRPILLRLVSIALFAGIWEIAGRIPVSFAFPTFSDTIVAFFGLMADGSMPSAYLSTLQPLLLGVVLSAFIGVGLGTLCGLWRTGEWLAIPIFIVLQAAPVAAFIPMVTFIYGIGLTAKTLAVMILALPVIVLNTYKAVRNVNESLLVMCRSFLGTRWQSVTKIILPDASPVIFAGLRLGVAAGFVGVVLAELLITPTGIGDLITFHRSRADYAEMYATIGSIIALSTLTLVFLQWVEVRIFRPEKRGA from the coding sequence ATGGCGAGCAACATCAGAACAGAGAGCGAAGCCGTTGGCTTCGCTCCCCTTTCCGGGCGCGGCGAAGCGGCAGGATGGCAGGATCGTCCGATCCTGCTCCGCCTCGTGTCAATCGCGCTTTTTGCAGGCATCTGGGAAATTGCCGGGCGCATTCCCGTCAGTTTCGCCTTCCCGACCTTCTCCGACACGATCGTTGCATTCTTCGGGCTGATGGCCGACGGCAGCATGCCCAGCGCCTATCTTTCGACGCTGCAGCCGTTGCTGCTGGGCGTCGTGCTGTCGGCCTTCATCGGCGTCGGGCTCGGCACGCTCTGCGGCTTGTGGCGCACCGGAGAATGGCTGGCGATCCCGATCTTCATCGTCTTGCAGGCGGCGCCGGTCGCAGCCTTCATCCCGATGGTCACCTTTATCTACGGCATAGGCCTGACCGCCAAGACGTTGGCCGTGATGATCCTGGCTCTGCCCGTCATCGTGCTCAACACCTACAAGGCTGTGCGCAACGTTAACGAATCCCTGCTCGTCATGTGCCGCTCGTTCCTGGGCACGCGCTGGCAGAGCGTCACCAAGATCATCCTGCCCGACGCCAGTCCGGTGATCTTCGCCGGCCTTCGTCTCGGCGTTGCCGCCGGCTTCGTCGGGGTCGTGCTCGCCGAACTGCTGATCACGCCGACCGGCATCGGCGATCTCATCACCTTCCACCGCTCGCGCGCAGATTACGCCGAGATGTATGCAACAATCGGCTCGATCATCGCGCTTTCGACCCTGACGCTCGTTTTTTTGCAGTGGGTGGAAGTCCGCATTTTCAGGCCCGAAAAGAGAGGAGCCTGA